From the Pseudarthrobacter sp. MM222 genome, one window contains:
- a CDS encoding GNAT family N-acetyltransferase, translating into MQTNPRLNIRQVTWANPVGADLRAAQQAELDARFGTTDHEPGPPPSEADTAVFLVAHDKASGQPVGCGGLRILDQHTAEIKRLYVLPYTRGSGVASSILAALEAHAHALGITSITAEAGSAQPDGRHFYETSGFEPVPNFGPYIGAEHSFCYSKTIDSHSAAHTAMA; encoded by the coding sequence ATGCAGACCAATCCGCGGCTCAACATCAGGCAGGTGACCTGGGCCAACCCCGTGGGCGCGGACCTGCGCGCGGCCCAGCAGGCGGAACTGGACGCCCGGTTCGGGACCACGGACCACGAACCCGGCCCGCCGCCGTCGGAAGCTGACACCGCCGTGTTCCTGGTCGCTCACGACAAGGCCTCCGGCCAGCCCGTCGGCTGCGGAGGGCTTCGGATCCTCGACCAGCACACCGCCGAAATCAAGCGGCTGTACGTGCTGCCGTACACGCGCGGCTCCGGGGTGGCCAGTTCCATCCTGGCGGCCCTGGAAGCCCACGCACATGCTCTCGGCATCACGTCCATCACGGCGGAGGCCGGCTCGGCCCAGCCCGACGGCCGCCATTTTTACGAGACTTCGGGCTTCGAGCCGGTGCCCAACTTCGGACCCTACATCGGGGCGGAGCACTCCTTCTGCTACTCGAAGACCATCGACTCGCACAGCGCCGCGCACACCGCCATGGCCTAG
- a CDS encoding FAD-dependent monooxygenase, whose product MDAVSVVGGGIAGLALAARLDPRRFRVTIHERREELPPVETSLAMWPEAQQALDALGILPDVRTAGSRFGGVALRDGSGRVFLRGQAPDVIGVSRADLLRLLETAVPASAARAYGPVRSLPESDLVVGADGVHSRVRRAVWGERSRARLSPYLALRGILDVPVPPDAGGEYWGRGQLFGITPASRGRTYWYASYRSDLGPDGIDVGEALALTRERFSGPAAGIARVLASAAPGQTLAQRIWTAPPLRRYATEGAVLVGDAAHGMTPNLGRGACEALIDAVTLADLLNSRPLRNALQTYSRRRLLRTQALRAASSAMTRLALADRAQPLRDGLFRLAGHAGR is encoded by the coding sequence ATGGACGCTGTATCGGTCGTCGGCGGCGGCATCGCAGGCCTGGCACTTGCCGCGCGACTTGACCCCCGACGCTTCCGGGTGACGATCCACGAGCGCCGGGAAGAACTGCCGCCGGTGGAGACATCGCTGGCCATGTGGCCTGAGGCCCAGCAGGCACTGGATGCGCTGGGTATCCTTCCGGACGTCCGGACGGCCGGTTCGCGCTTCGGCGGCGTGGCCCTCAGGGACGGATCGGGCCGTGTATTCCTGCGGGGCCAAGCGCCGGACGTGATCGGGGTTTCGCGTGCCGATCTGCTCCGCCTGCTGGAGACCGCCGTGCCTGCGTCGGCTGCCCGGGCATACGGTCCGGTGCGATCACTGCCGGAATCGGACCTGGTGGTCGGCGCCGACGGCGTGCACAGCAGAGTGCGCCGCGCCGTCTGGGGCGAACGGTCCCGGGCGCGACTGAGCCCGTACCTTGCCCTGCGAGGCATCCTCGACGTCCCTGTGCCGCCGGATGCCGGCGGTGAATACTGGGGCCGCGGGCAGCTGTTCGGCATCACGCCCGCATCCCGGGGCCGGACCTACTGGTACGCGTCCTACCGCTCAGACCTGGGGCCGGACGGCATTGACGTCGGCGAGGCCCTGGCGTTGACGCGGGAGCGGTTCTCCGGCCCGGCGGCCGGCATCGCGCGTGTGTTGGCGTCGGCGGCGCCGGGGCAGACGCTGGCGCAGAGAATCTGGACGGCCCCTCCGCTGAGGCGGTATGCCACAGAGGGGGCGGTGCTGGTGGGGGATGCGGCGCACGGCATGACGCCCAATCTGGGGCGTGGCGCCTGTGAGGCGCTGATCGACGCCGTCACGCTCGCCGACCTGCTGAACTCCCGCCCGCTCCGGAATGCCCTGCAGACGTACAGCAGGCGCAGGTTGTTGCGCACGCAGGCCTTGCGGGCGGCCTCGTCCGCCATGACCCGGCTGGCGCTCGCCGACCGGGCCCAGCCGTTGCGCGACGGGCTGTTCAGGCTGGCCGGGCATGCCGGCCGCTAG
- a CDS encoding extracellular solute-binding protein, with amino-acid sequence MRTLKTLAAAVVAVTLLAGCGGGAAAPAPTGTTAGPAAVAPAGPPSGETLIVYTNSNGEGRGEWLTQKAAAAGFKIEIVGAGGADATNKLIAEKNNPIADVAFGLNNMYFEQIKAAGAIEPFTPSWSGEVDTAKGDKGDSKAYWPLVQQAILLGYNTAKFSKDEAPKDWTDLWTQDKFKSRYERVTGLGTATAQLVFASILTRYKDDAGDLGISDEGWKQIEEYFKNGTPAVAKTDLFARIASGDTDMGQMPSSIITEREKSFKVDVETVLPSVGVPLAIEQVSLVKGTDKKDEALKFIDWFGSASTQGEWAQQFNSMPVNTAAVAKAKPEVVEFFNSLKQQDIDWNFVQENMGKWVEKIELEYMS; translated from the coding sequence GTGCGAACACTGAAAACCCTGGCTGCCGCCGTCGTCGCCGTCACCCTGCTCGCCGGTTGCGGAGGCGGTGCCGCTGCCCCCGCCCCCACCGGAACCACTGCCGGCCCCGCCGCCGTCGCCCCGGCCGGCCCGCCCTCAGGCGAGACACTCATCGTCTACACCAATTCCAACGGCGAAGGCCGCGGGGAATGGCTGACGCAGAAAGCCGCTGCGGCCGGTTTCAAGATTGAAATCGTGGGTGCCGGCGGCGCAGACGCCACCAACAAGCTGATTGCCGAGAAGAACAACCCGATTGCCGACGTCGCATTCGGCCTGAACAACATGTACTTCGAGCAGATCAAGGCAGCCGGCGCGATCGAGCCCTTCACGCCCTCCTGGTCCGGGGAGGTCGACACCGCCAAGGGCGACAAGGGCGACAGCAAGGCGTATTGGCCCCTGGTCCAGCAGGCGATCCTCCTCGGCTACAACACCGCAAAGTTCTCCAAGGACGAGGCACCCAAGGACTGGACCGACCTGTGGACGCAGGACAAATTCAAGTCCCGCTACGAGCGCGTCACAGGCCTCGGCACCGCCACCGCGCAGCTGGTGTTTGCCAGCATCCTGACGCGGTACAAGGATGACGCCGGCGATCTTGGCATCTCCGACGAGGGGTGGAAGCAGATCGAGGAGTACTTCAAGAACGGCACCCCCGCGGTGGCCAAGACCGATCTGTTCGCCCGCATCGCCTCGGGCGACACGGATATGGGACAGATGCCGTCCTCGATCATCACCGAACGCGAGAAGTCGTTCAAGGTCGACGTCGAGACCGTCCTGCCGTCGGTGGGTGTCCCGCTGGCCATTGAGCAGGTGTCCCTGGTCAAGGGAACGGACAAAAAGGACGAGGCGCTGAAGTTCATCGACTGGTTCGGCAGTGCGTCGACCCAGGGCGAGTGGGCGCAGCAGTTCAATTCGATGCCGGTCAACACGGCGGCAGTTGCCAAGGCAAAGCCCGAGGTGGTCGAGTTCTTCAACTCGCTCAAGCAGCAGGACATCGACTGGAATTTCGTCCAGGAAAACATGGGCAAATGGGTTGAAAAGATCGAACTGGAATACATGAGCTGA
- the purB gene encoding adenylosuccinate lyase produces the protein MPETAATADTRTPSGRLALAASSPQIALGPLDGRYQSAVAPLVDYLSEAALNRDRVAVEVEWLIHLTSNNVLPGAGPLTAEQQEKLRAIVTEFDADSVRELADIEAVTVHDVKAVEYYIGRRLAGIGIEHLTALVHFGCTSEDINNLSYALGIKGAVEDVWLPAARNLVAQISAMATDNRAVPMLSRTHGQPATPTTLGKELAVFAHRLTRQLDRVARTEYLGKINGATGTYAAHVASAPGADWQQVAKSFVEGLGLSWNPLTTQIESHDWQAELYADVARFNRILHNVCTDIWSYISIGYFAQIPVAGATGSSTMPHKVNPIRFENAEANLEISSGLLDVLGSTLVTSRWQRDLTDSSSQRNIGVAFGHSLLAISNVAKGLDRLDVAEDVLAGDLDTNWEVLGEAIQMVMRAESIAGVEGMENPYERLKDLTRGQRVDAARMQEFVQSLGLSPAAEARLLALTPGKYTGIADELVDHLK, from the coding sequence ATGCCTGAAACTGCCGCCACAGCTGATACCCGCACGCCGTCCGGACGCCTGGCCCTCGCCGCGTCCTCACCCCAGATCGCGCTCGGCCCGCTCGACGGCCGGTACCAGTCCGCCGTCGCGCCGCTGGTCGACTACCTGTCCGAAGCGGCCCTGAACCGTGACCGGGTGGCTGTCGAAGTGGAATGGCTCATCCACCTGACCAGCAACAACGTCCTGCCCGGTGCCGGACCCCTGACCGCGGAGCAGCAGGAGAAGCTGCGCGCCATCGTCACCGAATTCGACGCCGACTCGGTGCGCGAACTTGCCGACATCGAAGCCGTCACGGTGCACGACGTGAAAGCCGTCGAGTACTACATCGGCCGCCGCTTGGCCGGTATCGGCATCGAACACCTGACCGCCCTGGTGCATTTCGGCTGCACCTCGGAGGACATCAACAACCTCTCCTACGCGCTGGGGATCAAGGGCGCGGTCGAGGACGTCTGGCTGCCGGCCGCCCGGAACCTCGTGGCGCAGATCAGCGCCATGGCCACGGACAACCGCGCCGTGCCGATGCTCTCCCGTACCCATGGCCAGCCAGCCACCCCCACCACCCTGGGCAAGGAACTGGCCGTCTTCGCGCACCGGCTGACCCGCCAGCTGGACCGCGTCGCCCGGACCGAATACCTCGGCAAGATCAACGGCGCCACGGGCACCTACGCGGCCCACGTCGCCTCCGCACCGGGCGCCGACTGGCAGCAGGTCGCCAAGTCCTTCGTCGAGGGTCTGGGACTGAGCTGGAACCCGCTGACCACGCAGATCGAAAGCCACGACTGGCAGGCCGAACTGTACGCCGACGTCGCACGCTTCAACCGCATCCTGCACAACGTCTGCACCGATATCTGGAGCTACATCTCGATCGGCTACTTCGCGCAGATCCCGGTGGCTGGCGCCACCGGCTCCTCGACCATGCCGCACAAGGTCAACCCGATCCGCTTTGAAAACGCCGAGGCCAACCTGGAGATCTCCTCCGGGCTGCTGGATGTCCTCGGCTCCACCCTGGTCACCTCCCGCTGGCAGCGCGATCTCACCGATTCCTCCTCACAGCGCAACATCGGTGTCGCCTTTGGGCACTCGCTGCTGGCCATCTCCAATGTCGCCAAGGGCCTGGACCGTCTCGACGTCGCCGAGGACGTGCTGGCCGGGGACCTGGACACCAACTGGGAAGTCCTCGGCGAGGCCATCCAGATGGTGATGCGGGCCGAGTCCATCGCCGGTGTCGAGGGCATGGAGAACCCCTACGAGCGGCTCAAGGACCTCACCCGCGGCCAGCGCGTCGACGCCGCCCGGATGCAGGAGTTCGTCCAGAGCCTCGGGCTCTCACCCGCCGCCGAAGCCCGGCTGCTGGCGCTCACCCCCGGCAAGTACACCGGGATCGCGGACGAGCTGGTGGACCACCTCAAGTGA
- a CDS encoding histidine phosphatase family protein yields the protein MRLLLIRHGQTPGNVLGQLDTAHPGPGLTELGERQAAALARSLANEQIDLLYASTLIRTQITAAPLAAERGLGVEVLTGLREIEAGSLEKLTDRESHLRYLGTVFSWASGELDRRMPAGPDGHDFFDRYDASIGQIAAAAEEAGSAATVAVVSHGAAIRVWAGLRAANVEPGFAARHVLANTGIVALEGDPDGGWRLIHWDDSPVGGLALADPTAEDPTGRSL from the coding sequence GTGAGGCTGCTGCTCATCCGCCACGGCCAGACGCCCGGCAACGTCCTGGGCCAGCTGGATACCGCACATCCGGGACCCGGGCTGACCGAGCTCGGGGAGCGGCAGGCCGCCGCCCTGGCGCGGTCGCTGGCGAATGAGCAGATCGACCTCCTCTATGCCTCCACCCTGATCCGCACCCAGATCACCGCCGCGCCGCTGGCGGCCGAGCGGGGCCTGGGGGTCGAGGTGCTGACAGGGCTGCGGGAGATCGAAGCGGGGTCGCTGGAAAAGCTCACCGACCGGGAATCGCACCTTCGCTACCTCGGGACGGTGTTTTCCTGGGCGTCCGGCGAGCTGGACCGCCGGATGCCGGCTGGCCCCGACGGGCACGACTTCTTCGACCGCTACGACGCCTCGATCGGACAGATCGCCGCCGCCGCCGAAGAAGCCGGCAGCGCAGCGACGGTGGCCGTGGTCAGCCACGGCGCAGCGATCCGGGTCTGGGCGGGGCTGCGCGCCGCCAATGTGGAACCGGGCTTCGCGGCCCGGCACGTGCTGGCCAACACCGGCATCGTGGCTCTTGAGGGAGATCCCGACGGCGGCTGGCGGCTCATCCACTGGGACGACAGTCCCGTGGGTGGACTGGCTCTCGCGGACCCGACGGCGGAGGACCCCACCGGCCGCTCGCTGTAG